The Oncorhynchus mykiss isolate Arlee chromosome Y, USDA_OmykA_1.1, whole genome shotgun sequence genomic sequence ACGCCAGTGTGAGTGATGGTACGGTTAAGGCCAGTGTGAGTGATGGCATGGTTAAAGGCCAGTGTGAGTGATGGTATGGTTAAGGCCAGTGTGAGTGATGGCATGGTTAAAGGCCAGTGTGAGTGATGGTATGGTTAATACTCCAGTGTGAGTGATGGTATGGTTAATACGCCAGTGTGAGTGATGGTATGGTTAAAGGCCAGTGTGAGTGATGGTATGGTTAAGGCCAGTGTGAGTGATGGCATGGTTAAAGGCCAGTGTGAGTGATGGTATGGTTAAGACCAGTGTGAGTGGTGGTATGGTTAAAGGCCAGTGTGAGTGATGGTATGGTTAATACGCCAGTGTGAGTGATGGTATGGTTAATACGCCAGTGTGAGTGATGGTATGGTTAAGGCCAGTGTGAGTGATGGCATGGTTAAAGGCCCGTGTGAGTGATGGTATGGTTAAGGCCAGTGTGAGTAATGGCATGGTTAAAGGCCAGTGTGAGTGATGGTATGGTTAATACGCCAGTGTGAGTGATGGTATGGTTAATACGCCAGTGTGAGTGATGGTATGGTTAAAGGCCAGTGTGAGTGATGGTATGGTTAAAGGCCAGTGTGAGTGATGGTATGGTTAAGGCCAGTGTGAGTGATGGCATGGTTAAAGGCCAGTGTGAGTGATGGTATGGTTAAAGGCCAGTGTGAGTGATGGTATGGTTAAAGGCCAGTGTGAGTGATGGTATGGTTAAAGGCCAGTGTGATGGTGCACTTGGTTCTATTGGAATGTGTTTCACAGGAACGCCAGCGTCATCCTGTCACCAAAGATTTCACGCTACTATACTAGAGTATACATATGTAAAGGACATCATGGTATGGCTTGTTTAGCGAGGACCACTGATTTGGCTCACACCAAGGCTCACACCAAGGCTCGAACCCAGGACCGTTGCTAGCACACAAAAATCTATCTTTTGATGGCGGAAGTGGGGAGATTTCAGGCTGAGGAGTTTCACACAGCCCCatgtgctacacacacacacaggcgcacacacacacacactttccttaTACTGCTCTAAGGATATGTTGCTATTGTACACCCCGTGATTTTCTATTGTGAAATCAATTTGTGGCAAACTTGGGCCATAAGTGATTTCATCTCTGTGTGAGCATTACGTACTCTGTGAAGATGGGGTGAGTGGCCGGGTGGGGATTTGGCTTCCATGTCTGAGGTTTGGCCTTAATGCTACACCTAAAATCCTCCTGCCTAGCTTGGTGAGTGGTGCACAAAAGCACATTTACAGTAGTGAAATTCACTCAATTGAATGGAATTGAGACTTTTTGCTTTGTGggtaaattaaacaatttaatagACCCGTCTCTGTGCTTCTCTGTTGAGATGGAGAGAAAGCACCGCATTTTGGGGGATTATAGAGAGTTgcagggggatgaagggatgcaagcaagggagagagagagaggaaggaggaggggagatggggtaTCTCAGGGGTAAAGATGGAGCCAGGGGCTTTAGAGACGTAATCCTGCCGAGaagtctgtctcactgtctctctctcacacacacacatacacacacgttacACTGCTACACTGCCCATAAGCATCTTGCACTTTCGCATGGAGGGGCACAAAAGGATTAGGAGAAGCAGAAAAATGTTCTCAAGTCGATGGCAAAAGAGAGTGGAGCTCAGCACTGGTGTCATTATCTGAGGTCTGATGACCTTATACCTTTCATCTGAAGTACCCAACTACACAACGGACTAGTGGTCAATACCAGTGGTGGACTTATGTCCATTATGAAGTTCATTGAGATCCTCCCAGCATGTCTCCGGGGCTGCCTCCTGTAGATGTGGTCAGGTGTTCACGGTCCTCCTGGACTAACCTGCTTAAGGTACATCTCCAGTAATTAACTACTGCCTTTGTGCCAGAAATAGGCTAAATAGATAAAACCACTTCTACCCTTGCTGTTTCTGCATGTCATTCAAATACAGCTGAAAACTTTAGGCACACAAGATCAAAATGTGGCACATTAGATTAGGACTGTGCCACTGGGTAATCCTCTATCTTCTTGAAGCTATGCattcccgtgtggctcagttggtagagcatagcacttgcaacgccagagttgtgggtttgattcccacaagGGATGagtataaaaatgtatgcacacactacttactgtaagttgctctggataagagcagctGCGGAATCACTGAAATGTAATGCTCCTAGACATTCCATAGTTCATACATATTAACAGATGTTTAATGGTCGTTATAGAGTGTGTAGCTGATGACCTGTTACTAGAACACTGTCCCCATAGTAGAACAGATCAGGGTTGCTCAAACAGATTCCTGAGCCTAACTGCTCTGAGTGGGTGGATGTTCTGAAACAATGTACCTCCCACGGACATTACTGGAAGCGATGGCCCTTTTATTGTAAGAGCCCATAGTAATGAAGTTAAAACCATATAAATGAAAACGCAACAAACAACGATTCCTCTTCAATGGAAATCTAATTTTCTCTGTGCCGGCTCGCTAGCGAGAAGTATTGATTCCTGGGTGGATGATCAAATCTGGTATTTGTTTTAGCTCACATTCAATTTTGATTGTTGTCaccgtccttctctctctctctgtttgatgtTTTTATCCTCATGGAATCACCTTCATCCATCTGCTGATGGTTCTATATACTTTCAACTCCCATCCATAAAGTCCAGTGTTACATATTGTACATATGCACACACGAgttgcatgcaaacacacacacacacacacacacacacacacacacacacacacacacacacacacacacacacacacacacacacacacacacacacacacacacacacacacacacacacacacacacacacacacacacacacacaaatggacacacacacaatcccacacacactctaacaTCCTCTGTTTCAGTTGGTTGAATTAAAACAAAGGGTTGGAGCAGTTGAGATGAGGCAGAGATCCTCTCCTGTTCCTGTGGTGCTGGGCAGCCTGGGTAGTGTTGGGTCGGCTGGGTAGTGTTGGGTAGCCTGGGTAGTGCTGGGCAGGCTGGGTAGTGCTGGGCGGGGTGGGTAGTGCTGGGCAGGCTGGGTGGTGCTGGGTAGTAATGGGTAATGCTGGGTATGCTGGGCTGGCTGGGTAGTGCTGGGTCGGGTGGGTAGTGTTCAGTAGGCTGGGTTGTGCTGGGTAGTGCTGGGCAGGCTGGATAGTGCTGGGCAGGCTGGATAGTGTTGGGTGGGCTGGGTAGTCCTGCGCAGTGCTGGGCAGGACGGGTAGTGTCGGGTCGGCTGGGTAGTGCTGGGCAGGCTGGGTAGTACTGGGCAGGCTGGGCAGGCTGGGTAGTGCTGGGCAGGCTGGATAGTGTTGGGTGGGCTGGGTAGTCCTGCGCAGTGCTGGGCAGATTGGGTAGTGCTGGGCAGGCTGGGTAGTGCTGGGCAGGCTGGGTAGTACTGGGCAGGCTGGGCAGGCTGGGTAGTGTTGGGTAGGCTGGGTAGTGTTGGGTAGACTGGGTAGTGTTGGGTGGAATGGGTAGTGCTGGGAAGATGGGCAGGCTGAATAGTGCTGAGCAGGCTGGGTAGTGCTGGGCAGGCTGGGTAGTGCTGGGCAGGCTGGGTAGTGCTGGGCAGGTTGGATAGTGCTGGTCAGTCTGGATAGTGCTTGGTAGTACTGGGTAGTGCTGGGCAGGCTGGGTAGTGCTGGGCAGGCTGGGTAGTGCTGGGCAGGCTGGATAGTGCTTGGTAGTACTGGGTAATGCTGGGCAGGCTGGATAGTGCTGGGCAGGTTGGGCAGGCAGGGCAAGCTGGGTAGTGTTGGGTTGGCTGGGTAGTGTCGGGTCGGCTGGGTAGTGCTGGGCAGCTGGATAGTGCTGGACAGGCTGGATAGTGCTTGGTAGTACTGGGTAATGCTGGGCAGGCTGGATAGTGCTTGGTAGTCCTGGGTAATACTGGACAGGCTGGATAGTGCTTGGAGGTACTGGATAGTGCTGGGCAGGCTGGGTAGTACTGGGTAATGCTGGGCAGGCTGGGCAGGCTGGGTAGTACTGGGCAGGTTGGGCAGGCCGGGTAGTACTGGGGACGCCTGGTAGTACTGGGCAGGCTGGATAGTGTTTGGCAGGCTGGGCAGGCTGGGTAGTGCTGGGTAGGCTGGGTAGTGTTGGGCAGCCTGGGTAGTGTTAGGTCGGCTGGGTAGTGCTGGGTTGGCTGGGTAGTGTCGGGTCGGCTGGGTAGTGTCGGGTCGGCTGGGTAGTGCTGGGCAGATGGGCTGGCTGGATAGTGCTGGGCAGGCTGGGTAGTGCTGGGTAGGCTGGATAGTGCTGGGCAGGCTGGGTAGTGCTGGACAGGTTGGGCAGGCCGGGTAGTACTGGGCAGGCTGGGCAGTGTGGGTAGTGTTGGGTAGGCTGGGTAGTGTTGGGTAACGCTGGGCAGGCTGGGTAGTGCTTGGTAGTACTGGGTAATGCTGAGCAGGCTGGATAGTGCTTGGTAGTACTGGTAGTGCTGGGTAGTACTGGATAGTGCTTGGCAGGCTGGGTAGTGCTGGGCAGGTTGGGCAGGCTGGATAGTGCTGGGCAGGCTGGATAGTGCTGGGCAGGCTGGGTAGTACTGGGTAATGCGGTGCAGGCTTGTTAGTGCTGGGCAGGCTGGATAGTGCTTGGTAGTACTGGGTAGTGCTGGGCAGGCTGGGTAGTGTTGGGCAGGTTGGGCAAACTGGGTAGTGTTCGGTTGGCTGGGTAGTGTCGGATCGGCTGGGTAGTGTTGGTAGTACTGGGTAATGCTGGGAAGGCTGGATAGTGCTTGGTAGTACTGGTAGTGCTGGGTAGTACTGGATAGTGCTTGGCAGGCTGGGTAGTGCTGGGCAGGTTGGGCAGGCTGGGTAGTGTTTGGCAGGCTGGATAGTGCTGGGTAGGCTGGATAGTGCTGGGCAGGCTGGGTAGTGTTGGGCAGGCTGGGTAGTGCTTGTTAGTAATGGATAATGCTGGGCAGGATGGATAGTGCTGGGCAGGCTGGATAGTGCTGGGTAGTACTGGATAATGCTGGGCAGGCTGGATAGTGCTGGGCAGGCTGGATAGTGCTGGGCAAGCTGGATAGTGCTGGTCAGGCTGGGTAGTCCTGGGTAATGCTGGGCAGGCTGGATAGTGCTGGGCAGGCTGGATAGTGCTTGGTAGTACTGGGTAGTGTTGGGCAGGCTGGGTAGTGTTGGGCAGGTTGGGCAGGCTGGGTAGTACTGGGCAGGTTGGGCATGCCGGGTAGTACTGGGCAGGCTGGGTAGTGTTGGGCAGCCTGGGTAGTGTTGGGTCGGCTGGGTGGTGCTGGGTAGTGTCGGGTCGGCTGGGTAGTGCCGGGCAGATGGGCTGGCTGGATAGTGCTGGGCAGGCTGGGTAGTGCTGGGTAGGCTGGATAGTGCTGGGCAGGCTGGGTAGTGCTGGACAGGTTGGGCAGGCCGGGTAGTACTGGGCAGGCTGGGCAGTCTGTGTAGTGTTGGGTAGGCTGGGTAGTGTTGGGTAGTGTTGGGTAACGCTGGGCAGGCTGGGTAGTGCTTGGTAGTACTGGGTAATGCTGGGCAGGCTGGATAGTGCTTGGTAGTACTGGTAGTGCTGGGTAGTACTGGATAGTGCTTGGCAGGCTGGGTAGTGCTGGGCAGGTTGGGCAGGCTGGACACTGCTGGGCAGGCTGGATAGTGCTGGGCAGGCTGGGTAGTACTGGGTAGTGCTGGGCAGGCTGGATAGTGCTTGGATAGTACT encodes the following:
- the LOC118945287 gene encoding adhesive plaque matrix protein-like → MPSTIQPAQHYPADPTLPANRTLPSLPGLPNLPNTTQPAQHYPVLSKHYPACPALPSTTQPAQHYPACPAVSSLPNLPSTTQPAKHYPVLPSTTSTTKHYPACPALPSTTKHYPACPALPNTTQHYPAYPTLHRLPSLPSTTRPAQPVQHYPACPALSSLPSTTQPAQHYPASPSARHYPADPTLPSTTQPTQHYPGCPTLPSLPSTTRHAQPAQYYPACPTCPTLPSLPNTTQYYQALSSLPSTIQPAQHYPGLPSLTSTIQLAQHYPACPALSSLPSIIQYYPALSSLPSTIHPAQHYPLLTSTTQPAQHYPACPALSSLPSTIQPAKHYPACPTCPALPSLPSTIQYYPALPVLPSTIQPSQHYPVLPTLPSRSDTTQPTEHYPVCPTCPTLPSLPSTTQYYQALSSLPSTNKPAPHYPVLPSLPSTIQPAQHYPACPTCPALPSLPSTIQYYPALPVLPSTIQPAQHYPVLPSTTQPAQRYPTLPSLPNTTHTAQPAQYYPACPTCPALPSLPSTIQPTQHYPACPALSSQPICPALPSRPDTTQPTRHYPANPALPSRPNTTQAAQHYPAYPALPSLPSLPNTIQPAQYYQASPVLPGLPNLPSTTQPAQPAQHYPVLPSLPSTIQYLQALSSLSSITQDYQALSSLPSITQYYQALSSLSSTIQLPSTTQPTRHYPANPTLPSLPCLPNLPSTIQPAQHYPVLPSTIQPAQHYPACPALPSLPSTTQYYQALSRLTSTIQPAQHYPACPALPSLPSTTQPAQHYSACPSSQHYPFHPTLPSLPNTTQPTQHYPACPACPVLPSLPSTTQPAQHYPICPALRRTTQPTQHYPACPALPSLPSLPSTTQPAQHYPADPTLPVLPSTAQDYPAHPTLSSLPSTIQPAQHYPAQPSLLNTTHPTQHYPASPAYPALPITTQHHPACPALPTPPSTTQPAQHYPGYPTLPSRPNTTQAAQHHRNRRGSLPHLNCSNPLF